A window of Bacteroidota bacterium contains these coding sequences:
- a CDS encoding aspartate kinase: MQVFKFGGASVNSVDRIKNVAGILKQYNDKKILVVISAMGKTTNALEKVVEAFCNNKNEEALSLFEQVKQQHLTTAKYLLVQNALACEQQLLDFFTEVEWLLHDKPVREYDYYYDQVVCCGEMLSTAIVSHYLNEAGVTNQWIDVRDIIRTDDNFREATINWEETSHKIDELINPLFQKTNIVLTQGFIGSTDENESTTLGREGSDYTASVFANMLNADGLTIWKDVESVMNADPKKFPEAQPIHELNYNEVIEMAYYGAQVIHPKTIKPLQNKGIPMYVKCFLNPRLQGTVIHSHSVKSLPPIIVLKENQVMMEMSSRDFSFVSEQHTGTLYHLFEKYKLKPNLTQNGAISFTAVLDNWPEKIEKLALEASEIFDVQVTRDLSLLTIRHYTREVFEKLAEGKKIILQQRTPDTVQSLMQ; the protein is encoded by the coding sequence ATGCAGGTTTTTAAATTCGGTGGTGCTTCAGTCAATAGTGTAGACAGGATTAAAAATGTAGCCGGCATATTAAAGCAATACAATGATAAAAAGATTCTGGTAGTCATTTCCGCTATGGGCAAAACCACCAATGCTTTGGAAAAAGTGGTGGAAGCATTCTGCAATAATAAAAATGAAGAAGCCCTTAGTTTGTTTGAACAGGTAAAACAGCAACATCTTACAACTGCAAAATACCTGTTGGTACAAAATGCTTTGGCATGCGAACAACAATTACTTGATTTTTTTACTGAAGTGGAATGGCTGCTGCACGACAAACCGGTTCGTGAGTATGATTATTATTATGACCAGGTTGTTTGTTGTGGCGAAATGCTTTCAACAGCCATTGTAAGTCACTATTTAAATGAAGCCGGCGTAACCAATCAATGGATTGATGTAAGAGATATAATAAGAACAGATGATAATTTTCGTGAAGCAACGATTAACTGGGAAGAAACCAGCCACAAAATTGATGAGCTAATTAACCCCTTATTTCAAAAAACCAATATTGTATTAACACAGGGCTTTATCGGCTCAACCGATGAAAATGAAAGCACAACCCTGGGCCGTGAAGGAAGTGATTATACCGCCTCTGTATTTGCTAATATGCTAAATGCCGATGGCCTTACCATCTGGAAGGACGTGGAAAGTGTAATGAATGCTGACCCAAAGAAATTTCCGGAAGCTCAGCCTATTCATGAACTGAATTATAACGAAGTAATTGAAATGGCATACTATGGAGCACAGGTCATTCACCCTAAAACCATCAAACCTTTGCAGAATAAGGGGATTCCTATGTATGTAAAATGCTTTCTCAATCCTAGGCTGCAAGGCACTGTAATTCATAGTCATTCCGTAAAGAGTTTGCCACCGATTATTGTGCTTAAAGAGAACCAGGTGATGATGGAAATGAGTTCAAGGGATTTCTCTTTTGTAAGCGAACAGCATACCGGAACACTCTACCATCTATTTGAAAAATACAAGCTCAAACCCAACCTGACGCAGAATGGGGCTATCAGTTTTACTGCCGTATTGGACAATTGGCCAGAGAAAATTGAAAAGCTTGCACTCGAAGCTTCGGAGATTTTTGACGTGCAGGTCACCAGGGATCTTTCACTACTCACCATCAGGCATTATACAAGGGAAGTGTTTGAAAAATTAGCTGAAGGAAAAAAAATTATACTGCAGCAAAGGACGCCAGATACTGTTCAATCCTTGATGCAGTAG
- the nagB gene encoding glucosamine-6-phosphate deaminase: MSMVDSFEKIPVKIFPDLKKGSVEVAKEIAALIRDKQSKKEKCVLGLATGSTPKTLYVELVRMHKEEKLSFKNVITFNLDEYYPINNNALQSYNRFMRVHLFNHVDIDPKNIHIPNGEIPKEKIKEHSRQYEKMVEDAGGIDLQILGIGNNGHIGFNEPGSGIYSKTRLITLDNSTRIANAYEFANISEVPRLAITMGIGEIMKAKKIILMAWGSGKAAVIKQSVEDDDSESVPASLLQNHDDVSFYIDEAAASELTRFKSPWLTGECEWTPKMIKKAVVNMALKLKKPVLSLTNSDYNEYGLSDLLVEEGDAYEINLKVYYMLRDSITGWPGGKPNANIPHHPERSEPYPKRCVIFSPHPDDDIISMGGTFQRLHDQGNDVHVAYQTSGNIAVTDEFVTRFLDFAVGFEAIAGIDTNKSDKILVEARKYISRKRSNQMDTPTIRSIKGLIRQCEAKATCRYVGIKDENIHFQNLPFYETGAIEKKPMSEKDVKLTMELLRTIKPQQVFCAGDFADPHGTHIVCFNVVVESLKRIKAAGDEWINDCWLWLYKGAWQEWNIEEIEMAIPMSPDQVLKKRFGIFIHQSQKDMVPFQGSDSREFWQRAEERNAATANLYADLGLTHYAAMEAFVRWHY; this comes from the coding sequence ATGAGCATGGTTGATTCATTCGAAAAAATCCCGGTTAAGATTTTCCCTGATCTAAAAAAAGGTTCTGTAGAAGTAGCTAAAGAAATTGCTGCACTGATCCGTGACAAGCAATCAAAAAAAGAAAAATGTGTATTAGGACTTGCTACTGGCTCTACTCCAAAAACACTTTATGTTGAACTGGTAAGAATGCATAAGGAAGAAAAACTCAGTTTCAAAAATGTCATCACTTTTAATCTTGATGAATACTACCCGATCAATAATAATGCATTGCAGAGTTATAACCGGTTCATGCGGGTACATCTTTTTAATCATGTTGATATAGATCCTAAAAACATTCATATCCCTAATGGGGAAATACCAAAAGAAAAAATAAAGGAACATTCACGCCAATACGAAAAAATGGTTGAAGATGCAGGCGGTATTGACTTACAGATCCTCGGTATTGGTAATAATGGTCATATCGGTTTCAATGAACCAGGTTCAGGCATTTATTCCAAAACAAGATTAATTACACTTGATAACTCCACCCGTATTGCAAATGCATACGAGTTTGCAAATATTTCAGAAGTCCCCCGTCTTGCCATCACTATGGGTATTGGCGAGATAATGAAAGCAAAAAAGATCATCTTAATGGCATGGGGTTCTGGTAAGGCGGCGGTTATAAAACAATCTGTTGAAGATGATGATTCCGAATCTGTGCCCGCATCTTTATTACAAAATCATGATGATGTATCCTTTTATATTGATGAAGCAGCTGCGTCAGAGTTGACACGTTTTAAATCACCATGGCTTACCGGTGAATGTGAATGGACACCAAAAATGATCAAGAAAGCTGTGGTGAACATGGCATTGAAATTAAAAAAACCAGTACTTAGTTTAACGAATAGTGATTATAATGAATATGGTCTTAGTGATCTGCTGGTGGAAGAAGGTGATGCATACGAGATCAACCTTAAAGTCTATTATATGTTGCGTGATTCCATTACCGGGTGGCCGGGAGGAAAACCGAATGCAAATATTCCCCATCATCCTGAACGTTCAGAGCCCTATCCCAAACGTTGTGTTATCTTCTCCCCTCACCCCGATGATGATATCATTAGTATGGGTGGTACATTTCAGCGTTTGCATGACCAGGGCAATGATGTACATGTAGCTTATCAAACTTCAGGGAATATTGCAGTAACAGATGAATTCGTAACAAGATTTCTTGATTTTGCAGTAGGCTTTGAAGCAATAGCCGGCATTGATACAAATAAATCTGATAAGATTTTGGTTGAAGCAAGAAAATATATTTCCCGCAAAAGATCGAACCAGATGGATACACCAACCATCCGTTCAATCAAAGGATTGATCAGGCAATGTGAGGCAAAAGCAACTTGCCGTTATGTAGGTATCAAAGATGAGAATATACATTTTCAAAATCTTCCTTTTTACGAGACCGGGGCGATAGAGAAAAAACCAATGAGTGAGAAAGATGTGAAGCTTACCATGGAACTGCTTCGCACCATAAAGCCGCAGCAAGTGTTTTGTGCAGGTGATTTTGCAGATCCTCATGGTACACATATTGTTTGCTTCAATGTGGTAGTGGAGTCATTAAAACGAATTAAAGCTGCCGGCGACGAATGGATCAATGATTGCTGGCTCTGGCTCTATAAAGGCGCATGGCAGGAATGGAATATTGAAGAAATTGAGATGGCCATACCGATGAGTCCCGACCAGGTACTCAAAAAACGTTTCGGAATTTTTATTCATCAGTCACAAAAAGATATGGTTCCCTTCCAGGGAAGCGATTCAAGAGAATTCTGGCAACGGGCTGAAGAACGTAATGCAGCAACAGCGAATCTTTATGCCGACCTCGGCCTTACTCACTATGCAGCGATGGAAGCATTCGTGAGATGGCACTACTGA